In the Drosophila teissieri strain GT53w chromosome 3R, Prin_Dtei_1.1, whole genome shotgun sequence genome, ATATGAAAGTAATAGCAAGATGTCGAAGAAACAAAACCAACGCTTGTCATAAAATGATTGGACTTTGCAATGCGTTCTTTTTGCAGCTCATAACATAATTATGCAGTTCAACCAATCACAAatgttatataatttttccgagtgcatcCAATGCCACCCCATCACTCAATTGGAACGCCCATCTTTGTTGACAGTCAAGGCCTGTAATTTGTGTACATATttgaggagcaggagccgcGGAAGCTTGGCCTCCTTGATATGGGCTGTTCCATCACATATTCATGGCACCTGAATGGGAACAtggaattaaaattaataatgcaaCCCCTTGGCACTCAATGGTCCCACGTTTTATAATTGAGCAGCTCTtaggcaaatgaaattaattatgacTTTGGGGAAGCGACAGTTGGTTGCGGGGCAATGGATGTGTTGTTTAGACGAGTGACAGGTGTTGGGGTCAGAGGTCACAACATGTTAGGCAGCACATGGACATGGATTATGGATTAGCGTGAATGGATTGACACTTCTATTTCCGGCAGCACTTTCATTTCCTTTCAATCTTATGAACTTTTACTTAATGGTCAATGTCGCGTGGGGAAGGGGGAACTTTCGGGAACTTTCAAGAATccatatatgaaatatatttacaaatatatatatattatgggAAACAATTCCCTTTTTGAGGTCCTTCATCTTTTTAATGCATTGCCctttaagaaaacaaaaaatattctgAATATTCTGAAGGTTAATAGACTTTTGAGGACTTCGGTGTTTCCAGTTAAGGTACAGTACCCTCTCGATGACCATCGAACTGCTCCATTTGATTTGCATGCGGAGACACGCAGGCACTTTTTGGGTGTTCAAGTTCACGGCTTGATTTATGGCCCACGCCAGCTCCTTGTGCTCCTTtagctcctgcagctcctcgaGTTCTTTGTGCCACAGGTAAACAAGAGCCCCGGGACCCCAAGGACCCTCCTCCGCAGGAAAATTCCCTATAAAGAGGCGAGACCTTGGCGAGCAAATTCACAAGTCCATTAGGAGTTCGTTGGGTGTTTCCCGCGCTGATGGCAGTTTTACGATTGTTGACAACAAATTGACACAATTTGTAATGGTCCTGTGCAGGTCAGGTCATCAACCAGTCCAGGCGGCACGTGGCTGAACAAGGACTGCCCACCCACCTATTCATTGCTATTTATCTGAAGGATCGCAGTGATGGCGGCCAGTGCTGGAGCGAGCAGCTGGTCGGGCAGCAGTGGGGGCAGCAACTCCTCCCAAGGACGATCCATTGCCACGGCTCAACCGCCGCAGGAGGAGAGACTAGTGGTGAGTGTGTACTATATGTAGTTTTTAATGGAAAGATACTCGTACTCTTCCAGAAACATCTGATGATAATAACTTCCTAATCCTGTCTAGGTGGCCGTTAGGGTTCGACCCAGCATGGAGGCCGCGGAACGGTGCATCGAGGTCGTCTCCGGCGGATCACTGCTGTACGATGATGGCGGAAAGAGTCGTCCACGGCAGTACTCGTACGATCATGTATTCCGGGAGAACGACAGTCAGGAGCAGGTTTACAAAACGACTACGGCTCCATTGGTCAGAGATGTTCTGAACGGTCTGAATGCGGCCGTTTTCGCCTACGGAGCCACGGGATCTGGAAAGACGCACACTATGCTGGGACCTGTGCCGCGCAAGAAACCGCAGACCAGCGACCGTGCCCCGCCCACCGCATCCTGTGACTCCATGGACGTGAGCAGCCAGGACATCGGACTAATGGTGCGCGCCATTGAGGATATATTCAGCCACATCGAGTCGGCGGATGCGGATTCCTGTCGCGTCTCCATATCCTACCTGGAGATATACAACGAGCTCATACGGGATCTCCTCAATCCGGGAGGACCTTTGGAGCTGCGAGAGGATCATCGTGGCCAGCGCATCACAGTGGCGGGTCTCTCGGAGATAACCACTTCCAGCAGAAAGGAGGTTGTGAGTCTGCTGCTCAAGGGAAACAAGGCCAGGACCATGGAGCCGACGGCCGCCAATCAGACCTCGTCCCGCAGTCACGCCCTTCTGAGTATTATGGTTCAGGCAAGGACGCCACTGGGCACCAAGCAGGGACGACTCTTTCTCACCGATCTGGCTGGTTCGGAGCGGGCTAAGAAAACCAAGAATCGGGGTAAGCGACTGCAGGAAGGTGCCCACATAAACCGAAGCTTGCTGGCGCTGGGCAACGTAATCAATGGGCTGTCCGGCGGAGCTAGGTACGTCAACTACCGGGACTCCAAGCTAACCAGACTGCTCAAGGAGGCACTGAGTGGTCGCTGCAAGACCGTAATGATTGCCCATGTCGCACCGGAAAGTAAGCACCGCGATGAGACCAAGAACACTCTGGTGTACGCCGATCGAGCCAATAGCATCACCACCAAGCTCCAGAATTCCGTGTACATCGACGAGTTCAAGGACTTTCCCACCAAGCACTACCAAAGTCTCGTCTCGGAGCTGCGCGACGAGGTGTCACGTCTGCGCACCAAGATGCTAACCGAAAGGCCTCGcagtggagcagctgcagcggcggcagcggcatcCGCAGCTGCTTCAGGCCCTGCTGGAGGCGCCGGATCCGGAGCAGGACCGGAAGCTGTCCAGGAACAGGACGAACAGCGCAAGACGGAGCTTCGTTACCTGCGCGAACAGATCGTTCTCACTTTCAAGCAGCAGATGAAACTGCGTAGGAAGCTCCTCGAGGCCGAGAGCCATCTCCTGGGCTTGGAACTGGACGCAGAGAGGCAGCACATGATCATCTCCCACTGGCAAGGGCGCATTGGGAAACTATATGACGCAATGGGCGAGGACGGTGGGTACTCCCACTGGAGGACTGATCACGTAGAACTCatatttggtttgtttttccgCAGACATTGAATCCGAGGGTTCGGTGGCTTTGAAAAATGCCTGGGGAGAACTGGCGGCCATAGAGAAGGAAACTCGCCGCTACAAGGAAATCCGCGAGCGAACGGAGCACGAGCTGGAGCAGTGCCGCCAGAAGGGAGTCAAGCTGGAGGATGTGAGTCCGAGTGGCATGCATTTTATTCACTTATAGGCAATCTCCCTTTTTGAACAGGAGCTTCCAGAGCGCATTAGCAGTGACGAGGAACGTGAGCTGTTGGCCCTCCTCTGCCGCGTCCACGAGTTGGAGGCGGACAAGGTATCCCTGCAGGCGGAGCGGCTGGCTCGCCAGGCGGAACTGCGCCGGCGTGACCTTCAGCTCCTCAGGGCAGAGCGACAGCGACGCCTCTGCGAGGACATCATCAGCTCTCAGCGGAGGCTCATCGAGGAGGGCAACGTGGATCTGCCGGACGAGTTGCGGGAGCTCTATGGACTTTACCAGCAGGAGATACATGCTGGCGTGGTCACACCCAGCACCAGCAACTACGAACGGAAACTACCGCCCATCTATACCGCGGGGTAAGGATCCTTTTTGGTATAATTATATTGATCCGAGAAAAAGCTCtcaaataaatgcatttggaAATAGGTCTGACTCTCCcggctccagttccagttcagAGTGGTCGCCGGCCTCGCCCCTGCCTCAAATCGACAACCAGACGGATCCCGTCGACCGAGTCATGGGTCCACCCGTCAATCCGCGTCTGCCCCGACTTGCGAATGCTACAGCCGGAGGACCACGGCGACCTTCGTTAAGGGTGGCCaggcatccacatccacatccgtaGGATTGACGGCCACTAGGGGGAGAGGAAGGTGCTCAGGAATAGTTGTAACTAAGGCCTAGGATTGTTGGGACGGGGAATCGAATGTCTGCTCAATTTACTCATTGTGTTATATCTTTCCATCCCAAGCACTTAAATATGCTATGTATCCAAATAATCAGAACTTAAGCTTTAAGGAATTCAaagaagtttttaaaatataaatattgaatcAGCTTGGACTCAGCTGAAAACAAAGAACTACAACATTTTTGTTCTGAAAAATGAGAGTCAAGTTATTTAATGGTAAGAATCTTATTGCAGTTAAAATTTCGTACACATTGCATAAACAAGCAggatataaaaaatacaagtaaaGCTGAACTGTCCACTAAAACATCGATGTGTATTCACATTGTACCATATAAATGACATGCAGCAGGATAACAGAGCAGCCGTCGAAGACCAAGCTGCGATTCATGCGATAGGCTCCAAATATGTGGACATAGGTGTGCTGCTCGGCCAGTTGCAAGGTGAACCATTCCATCTGTGAAAAGGAGGTGTTTCTACCTCAAAATCAAACAAGCAGTTATAGGCTGACTCACacatcgctgctgctgctcatccCGACTATAAAGCCCCCGGATTACCTCCTTGGTGGTCTCCAAAAGGGAATCCGTGGTGTGCGTCAATGTGTTCATCATCAGGGAAAAGACTAGTGGTTGTATGCAGGTGATAGATACCATCTCCAGGTACTGCAGTTCCGCTTCGATGGCACTGTGGCCAAGGCAAACTCTGACCATCATGTATCCGACCCGAATGCCACTCCACACGTTTCGCAGCAAGTAGCATAGAAGCACATATCTAATGGTAAAGTTTAAGTTCAAAACAACGGTCGTTATTTGGAAGTATCTGCCATACTTTTcctttaaaaacttttattacTAACTCACCTGAAAACGAAGCAAACTTCATCCGTCATATCGATCAGAGATTGAAACAAGGCTTGCAGTTTTCGCAGACGTTGCAGCATGTCCGGAAACGGATTCGCATCCAGAATTAGCGTCTCCAGACCGGACTGCAGTCGCCACCAGTTCCGGCAGATCTCCAGCATGAGTCCAAAGGCCAAGGAGTTCGTTGCGAAGATCATGCATTCAGAAAGGAAACAGTTGCATGGATTGTGGCTTCCTCTCATAAATCGGTTAACATTCAAGGCGACATGAATGGACAGTCGTATGATCAGGAGGAGGGTCACTGTCACCATGAGCATGCTCAGAAATCGTTTCTGGCCTTTGGATTCCCTGTAGCCCCAGGATTTGCTTATCGCATCCAGCTCTAGCAGCTTTATAATCATATTCCTAATCCGATCTTGGCGGCGATAAGCGCAGCCCATACAACTGATCAGGGATAGGAAAACGAGGCCGAAATATGTGATGGCGGCCAGCCTAACCAGCGGGGATTCATCGAAGGCGCTGGCTTTGAAGTGCCAGAAATCCATCAGAAACTTTATTGTAAGAATAATCACCACAATATTGTGAACTATCCGATAGCAGACCAGAAATCGGGACCAACGCAGTCTTCCCGAGGAGAAATAGAACGTCGTGACGCCATTCAAAGTGCAGAACCACATGAATACTATTTGTACAAGCCTTCTCGTGGGTATCATGGTCCTTTTTGAAGTCCTTAACAAAATCAACTGAACTGTAAATAGCGAGCGAAACTGATTTATATCCCCTCCACTCAAATCAATCAAGCCACGTTTACGCTTTgggaatacattttgtatggTAATTAGGattattgcatatttttacTCAGATATATCGATTTTTAGAccaaacacatttttatttaaaagcatttataAATCGTATACGAGTGGTTAATACTTTTTTACAGGGATTTCTGTCATGATTTCAAAACCATATATTTTGTAAGATCTTTAATTAAACAGAGATGAACtatgtgttttaatttttatttctgttttgagAGGTTTTgctattatattatatattattgtatattgtatatatattgtatattattgaattttaaatgaatttgaactacttatatacaaatacacattAAATTTTGAGCTTCTACAACACTGGACATAGGTCAAACTTTCGAACTCGAAAGCGGTGATCGTTCTGCAAAGTCCATGGCTGCTCTGGAACTTATCGATATCGAGACGCATTGCTTTCCTGGTCAAAGAAACTTTACAATTCTGCGCAATTAAAAGGAATTCGTTATGTCCAGCATAATTTCAAACCACGGGCATATACTCGATCGGAAATGCCACTGCGGGAGTAGAACCGGAAACGACCAGCAGCTGCTGAATACGGAAAATGTGACCAACTACGGATTAATGACGACGGGCAAGTGCAAGGGAGCAGCCAATCCACAAACTCTAAAGCTGAAAACCTTTATCAATCACGGCACTTTGGTGCTCCACAAGTGCCGCTGCAACTCTCCACTCCTCGAAATCATCGATCTAATCAACTACGGCACCGTGATTAACTGCTTGAGTACCTGTAAGCTGACCAAAAAGTATGACCTCAAGGTCATTGAAGTTCCGGATAATACGACACACATGGGTGAgttttaaacaatttcaatCAAGCAAATGGTTTACCACATGTACTGCATTCAGAATCCAAGGAAATAAGTGTGCCTGCCGAGAATTCTCTGGAAACACCATTGGACCTGAGTGCTTCAAATGACGTACTTTTATCTCCAGAGGATACTACGAAAGATTTTAAATCACCGCATGTTTTGCTAAATGTGCAAAATTTAGAAGCCCCAAAGGAATTTTCAGTTTCACCAAACAAAGCTCTAAAACGCCCTACGGAATCCATAGAACCCTCTGGAACTTCGCCAAAAAAGCTTCGTTTGAACACAGTAAACGAATCGATCGAGAAATCTTCGCCACAGGAGAAGCGACCGTCCAAAGAAGAGGCCCTTCCTGTCCAGAAGCCATATGTACTAGAAATGTGTCCCAGTTGCGTCAAATCCTTTCAGGACTATGTGAACGATCCGAAAAACGCACCAATGCTACCGAAAAAACCGAAATTCAAGTGCCCTCACTGCCTAAACACCAAGGCCAACCGGATGGAGTACGAGGCTCACACGGCCATCTGTCAGCAGGAGGCGAAGCCCTACAAGTGCCAGGGATGCCCCTACAAATCCACCAAGTCCTCAAGTGTTACTGGACACTCTGCCACTTGTTTCTTCCTGCACACCGTCAAATACTACCAATCGCTTTGCGTTACATCGAACCATTGCAGCAACTGAGAAACTCCAGTTCTTcttcatttaaaaattatgattacttattttaataccattagaaattttaaattagttcGTAGTTAACTATTCATCAGCAAAAATGTTAGAAGTTCGTTAgatgtgttttttttactttacgaaATCGTGCGGACCAAATTTGAAGATCACGGTCCGCAATGTAATCATTCAACATTTGAAACaagatacatacataggttACTTTctcaaaatcaaatatatattttttttcaaagtgtATCCCTTAACTTGGTATATATAAGTCTAGTTTTACAACAATGAAGCGTATttcatttgtcaaaagtgtttttgaataactaattaaaacttaaataaagGCATTCTACAGTTAAATGAGTGGTAATTTCTTCTAGTGAGATTTGAGGAAAGTAAAGAGTCTGTAGGCCAGCTGCATGATCTGTAATTCGAAACTTGTACCATCCAATATATTTAGATTCTCTTTTTATGTTGACTTACTTCAGTGAAGTGCACCATATTCACTTGAATAAGCCCAAAGGCGCCCAGTTTCTGTGTCCGCTGGCAATACTGCGTCCAGAGCAAATAGAACTTCCTGTACCGCTGACTACCCAAATACCATTCCTGGTTTCGCAAGGACGATTCCAACCCCTCCGACTGTAAATTTATAGGGATTCAGTATTTGAGGTTTTACTGTGGAGCCATCCAAAATGCCTCACCGCCTCCTCCAGCTGGGTTCCCCGTAGACAGATCTCAAATGTGAAGCCGACCAGGACCAAAGTGGGTAAAATGTACTGGGCGATGATGAGAACATCCGATGTCTCCGACAGCATAAAGAGGTAGAAGCAGAGGGAACCAGCGCCTATGAAGTTGCTCACCAGGAAGGCCACCTTAAAGATGTCGTTGTATCTTCGGTATCAGTAAATATGTAATCATAACAAcataaatgaattatttacattatttactTGCAACACAATCCGTTAAGAAGCTGCTGCCTCTGAACTAGTGACCTAAGGTCCGCAAAGAATCGGCCCTCGTCGGTCAAACTCTGGCGAGGATCGAGGGCCGAAAACTGGCGGGCAAGGTGGCTCAAATGCATGACCAAATGCCCCTGCATCACATTGAACAGGTTGTCGAAGGTGAGGAAAAAGGAGACGCCGCAAGTGGTGCACGTCACGTCGAATAACCAGACCAAGAAGTAAAACTTCGGGTTCTTACGCACACCGAATGGCAGCCATCCTCCCAGGAGCTGCTCGTGCTGGGCGACAGGAGTGTCCTTACCCTCGTGGGTCAGAAAGAACAGGGCCAATGGCACTACGCAGAACATCGGACCACCCACATGGGAGTAGATACGGATAAAGCGATAGCGCTGCCAAAAGTTTCGGTACGTCTCATCCATTTGCATGTCCAACTGGCTGGCCAAGTCCCGCGGGCACTCCCGATCCAAGTCGTTAACAAACTCCACGATTTCCTTCCGTTTCAGGAATAGCATCAGTCCCCTGATCGAGAAGTAAATGGTGATGCTGAGCACGGGCGGATTCTGGTTGAGAGGACGTCCCAGCCAAAGGTGTCCTAAGATGTCCCAGCCATTGCAGCTGAAGAACAAGGCATTGAGTAGCGCCGCAAAGCAGAAGGGCACCATGGATGCGTTCACCATGCTGTTGTCCACCGGACTCCTCCGCCACTGGAAGTGCACCATCTGAGCCACCTTCTGGAACCACTGCGGGCGCAGGAACTCCTCCATTCGATAGGGTTTTTTGATTTCCGTGGTCTTCATGGCTTGGACAAATCACACTTTTCTGTATGGTTTCTAGTGTCAGGACTTCTTATATATGGCAAATAATCCTGGATAATTACGAGTCTAATTGTTAAGGTCCTGCCGGATTGCAGGATTCTAATTGCACGTTTCATGATCGCAGTAAATTAGCTACAGGCAAATATCTACTTAGAAGGAAGTATCTTAAAGAAAACGTCTGcagaaaatttattttcaatacaacatttttattatttacctatgccttaaataaaataaaattgtactTTATAAAGTCAGTCtacacttaaaaataaataaagactGATATAAATTTCACTGTTGCGATCtagtattattttataattgcttCATTTTCTCACCATCTTGTCAGAATTATAGGTTCTGCTTTTGCTAACAATAATTGCTACTTGCGTTAATTGCTTAGCTAGtgttgatttaattgcagatTTTAAACTCATCGAACTCATTTCAAGACCctatttgcataaaatagaTAAACCATATAAAGAGATTTTGTTTAGAGaatctataaaatataatattatatgtattaaAAACCGTTATATTTCAACGTTCGCCTTAGATGAATGCAATGTAAGGCTTCCGTTCGCGTTGCGGAGGCTTAACTGTACTTAAAATTTAACGGTAAGTGGTGCGTAGTGAGTGCCCCTGGTGCATTTCATAATTTTGTGTGAGGCCTGCACTGCTCAAAACGGGGGTGAGTTTACGCAAACACTTAACGCTCTCCGCTCTTGAGCAATCTTATTGTTTAAATGCCTTAACCTCCCCTCTCGATCCCCACCAAAATCAAGGCCGCCCCTTATctatagttttttttgtttttttccttaaGTGGGTCACAAACTGCggcaaacataaacaaatcgAGAGAGAGAAAGGGCGAGAGAAATGAAACCGAGAGAGCATGCgtgtttgtatctgtatctgtatgtgAAAAGTATCTGGAAATGTATCTGCGGCCCTGGACGAGCGGTTTTCGTCATTTACAGATACACAGCTGTGAGAAGTTTGTTTTCCGTTCGCATTTGGATTTTGTAACGCGaccagcggcggcagcaggtTGCTGTCGAATTGGAGAAGAAAATCgctgaaaataattgaaaatttgttaattatattcaCAATTATCCAGAGTGTTAGTGGGCAGCTAAAGCCAAGAAACTTCAATCGTGCAACCGCTCAAAAAGtaaaggaagaaaaataaaggaagAACGCAGTTCTGCAACGCATAGCACAACTtgaaaaataggaaaacaaCGGGAAAAATTGTGCGAAATAGCGATGAAATGTGTTTACAGGCGTTAAATACAAGAGAGTTTCAATAGTAAACTGCTTAAAGTTtgaaataattacaaaataaacgcAATTACAAAACCAAAGAATCACGTATAGACAGCACAAATTATGCTAAAACAAGTTCCCAATACATATGTAAgcaattaataacattttcgaCAATCCATGACAAGGTTGTTACCAAAACTCTGAAAGAAAATACTCAAATAATTCAGTGACTTCAGCGAACAGAAGTTTGAGATTTAATTGAGTTGCTGCATGGGGAATAGTCTGATAACGAGTGGAAAACCGAGTCAGCGCCGTGAAAAGAGGCTTTTCGAGAGGCTGAGCTGCAGCTACGCTCAGGTGAGTTGTGTACACATTTCGGAAAATTCGGAAGGGTTGGCTGAGAGGAGAAATTGGAAGGTGGAAAAACGCACTTAACCTTGGCAACCAAACGCTGACGGCCCGAGAACAGGTGGTCAGGTGCATCGAACCCTCACGGGGGAGGATCACAAGAGAAAACCTATAGGTTATTGCCATGGTTAAGGGAAAATGCTAATGATAACTGAAACGTTTTCCGCTACTTAGCCATTTCCAGGAATATTGTCAGAAAAGTACCTTTAATATGAACGAGGTATATTCCGTCTAACTCcgtaatatataatatattatatattgtaaatataacTTCACAAGATCCcaataatatatttgtgttttcCCTTCACAGGCTCCCAACAGAATGGAGTTGAACATGAATCCCCTGCTGGCCCTTGCCCGTTCCATTGCGGCGCCACCGACACCGCCGCCAACCCCGGAG is a window encoding:
- the LOC122618888 gene encoding putative gustatory receptor 85a translates to MIPTRRLVQIVFMWFCTLNGVTTFYFSSGRLRWSRFLVCYRIVHNIVVIILTIKFLMDFWHFKASAFDESPLVRLAAITYFGLVFLSLISCMGCAYRRQDRIRNMIIKLLELDAISKSWGYRESKGQKRFLSMLMVTVTLLLIIRLSIHVALNVNRFMRGSHNPCNCFLSECMIFATNSLAFGLMLEICRNWWRLQSGLETLILDANPFPDMLQRLRKLQALFQSLIDMTDEVCFVFRYVLLCYLLRNVWSGIRVGYMMVRVCLGHSAIEAELQYLEMVSITCIQPLVFSLMMNTLTHTTDSLLETTKEVIRGLYSRDEQQQRCMEWFTLQLAEQHTYVHIFGAYRMNRSLVFDGCSVILLHVIYMVQCEYTSMF
- the LOC122621653 gene encoding uncharacterized protein LOC122621653, producing MSSIISNHGHILDRKCHCGSRTGNDQQLLNTENVTNYGLMTTGKCKGAANPQTLKLKTFINHGTLVLHKCRCNSPLLEIIDLINYGTVINCLSTCKLTKKYDLKVIEVPDNTTHMESKEISVPAENSLETPLDLSASNDVLLSPEDTTKDFKSPHVLLNVQNLEAPKEFSVSPNKALKRPTESIEPSGTSPKKLRLNTVNESIEKSSPQEKRPSKEEALPVQKPYVLEMCPSCVKSFQDYVNDPKNAPMLPKKPKFKCPHCLNTKANRMEYEAHTAICQQEAKPYKCQGCPYKSTKSSSVTGHSATCFFLHTVKYYQSLCVTSNHCSN
- the LOC122621387 gene encoding kinesin-like protein KIF19; protein product: MAASAGASSWSGSSGGSNSSQGRSIATAQPPQEERLVVAVRVRPSMEAAERCIEVVSGGSLLYDDGGKSRPRQYSYDHVFRENDSQEQVYKTTTAPLVRDVLNGLNAAVFAYGATGSGKTHTMLGPVPRKKPQTSDRAPPTASCDSMDVSSQDIGLMVRAIEDIFSHIESADADSCRVSISYLEIYNELIRDLLNPGGPLELREDHRGQRITVAGLSEITTSSRKEVVSLLLKGNKARTMEPTAANQTSSRSHALLSIMVQARTPLGTKQGRLFLTDLAGSERAKKTKNRGKRLQEGAHINRSLLALGNVINGLSGGARYVNYRDSKLTRLLKEALSGRCKTVMIAHVAPESKHRDETKNTLVYADRANSITTKLQNSVYIDEFKDFPTKHYQSLVSELRDEVSRLRTKMLTERPRSGAAAAAAAASAAASGPAGGAGSGAGPEAVQEQDEQRKTELRYLREQIVLTFKQQMKLRRKLLEAESHLLGLELDAERQHMIISHWQGRIGKLYDAMGEDDIESEGSVALKNAWGELAAIEKETRRYKEIRERTEHELEQCRQKGVKLEDELPERISSDEERELLALLCRVHELEADKVSLQAERLARQAELRRRDLQLLRAERQRRLCEDIISSQRRLIEEGNVDLPDELRELYGLYQQEIHAGVVTPSTSNYERKLPPIYTAGSDSPGSSSSSEWSPASPLPQIDNQTDPVDRVMGPPVNPRLPRLANATAGGPRRPSLRVARHPHPHP
- the LOC122620271 gene encoding odorant receptor 88a, yielding MKTTEIKKPYRMEEFLRPQWFQKVAQMVHFQWRRSPVDNSMVNASMVPFCFAALLNALFFSCNGWDILGHLWLGRPLNQNPPVLSITIYFSIRGLMLFLKRKEIVEFVNDLDRECPRDLASQLDMQMDETYRNFWQRYRFIRIYSHVGGPMFCVVPLALFFLTHEGKDTPVAQHEQLLGGWLPFGVRKNPKFYFLVWLFDVTCTTCGVSFFLTFDNLFNVMQGHLVMHLSHLARQFSALDPRQSLTDEGRFFADLRSLVQRQQLLNGLCCKYNDIFKVAFLVSNFIGAGSLCFYLFMLSETSDVLIIAQYILPTLVLVGFTFEICLRGTQLEEASEGLESSLRNQEWYLGSQRYRKFYLLWTQYCQRTQKLGAFGLIQVNMVHFTEIMQLAYRLFTFLKSH